A single genomic interval of Stenotrophomonas sp. ZAC14D1_NAIMI4_1 harbors:
- a CDS encoding LacI family DNA-binding transcriptional regulator codes for MNDNGGSSSKRSGKAVTVTDIARAIGVSRATVSLVLRGSPLVNVDTRAKVEAELRRQRYVYNRAAANLRRRTSSSIALVINDLSNPFFAEFASGVDEALGGRGYVTLLGSTGESPERQQAVLSTLMEHTPAGLILSPAEGSDATLVRQALGANANVLLFNRELDGADWDFLTLDNQHGAYLATRHLIERGHRQIAFFGGHADSSSCHQRRAGFQQALAEAGLTLPPGWMIESAPNRLEAAARTDELFVDGHRPSAAVCYNDTVALGLMLGLNSRGIRPGGDFAVTGFDDISEASVAVPPLTTLTADPRERGRQAAALLLQRLDDPDAPPRRTVAPVQLRIRESSAARPN; via the coding sequence ATGAACGACAACGGCGGCAGTTCCAGCAAGCGTTCCGGCAAGGCGGTGACGGTGACCGACATCGCCCGTGCCATCGGCGTTTCGCGCGCGACCGTGTCGCTGGTGCTGCGTGGCAGCCCGCTGGTCAACGTCGATACCCGGGCCAAGGTCGAGGCCGAACTGCGCCGCCAGCGTTATGTCTACAACCGTGCCGCGGCCAATCTGCGCCGGCGCACTTCGTCGAGCATCGCGCTGGTCATCAACGATCTGTCCAACCCGTTCTTCGCCGAATTCGCCTCCGGGGTGGACGAGGCGCTGGGCGGGCGCGGCTACGTCACCCTGCTGGGCAGTACCGGCGAATCGCCCGAGCGCCAGCAGGCCGTACTGTCCACGCTGATGGAGCACACCCCGGCCGGGTTGATCCTGTCGCCGGCCGAGGGCAGCGATGCCACCCTGGTACGCCAGGCGCTGGGCGCCAACGCCAACGTGCTGCTGTTCAACCGCGAACTGGACGGTGCCGACTGGGACTTCCTGACCCTGGACAACCAGCACGGCGCTTACCTGGCCACCCGCCACCTGATTGAGCGCGGCCATCGCCAGATCGCGTTCTTCGGCGGCCACGCCGATTCCAGCTCGTGCCACCAGCGTCGGGCCGGTTTCCAGCAGGCCCTCGCCGAGGCCGGGCTGACGCTGCCGCCAGGCTGGATGATCGAATCGGCGCCGAACCGCCTGGAAGCCGCTGCGCGCACCGACGAACTGTTCGTCGATGGCCACCGGCCGAGTGCAGCGGTCTGCTACAACGACACCGTCGCGCTGGGGCTGATGCTGGGCCTGAACTCGCGCGGCATCCGCCCCGGTGGCGATTTCGCGGTCACCGGGTTTGATGATATTTCCGAAGCCTCCGTGGCGGTGCCGCCGCTGACCACCCTCACCGCCGACCCGCGCGAGCGCGGCCGGCAGGCGGCCGCACTGCTGCTGCAGCGCCTGGACGATCCGGATGCACCGCCACGGCGCACCGTCGCCCCGGTGCAGCTGCGCATCCGCGAAAGCAGCGCCGCCCGACCCAACTGA
- a CDS encoding AGE family epimerase/isomerase encodes MSTSPDFRSPAFLRAHIADTLAFYHPRCIDPNGGFFHYFRDDGSIYDASHRHLVSSTRFVFNYAMAYREFGNAEYREAVEHGVRYLREVHRNPATGGYAWTLRDGKVEDDMNHCYGVAFVLLAYSCALKAGVEQARAWMDETWQLLEARFWEPQHGLYKDEADGQWNFTGYRGQNANMHMCEAMLAAFEASGEQRYVERALQLADNMTRRQAAKAGGLVWEHYDVNWEIDWDYNLDNPKHLFRPWGFQPGHQTEWAKLLLILDRHVQADWLVPTAQHLFDVAVERSWDEARGGLYYGFAPESRRQPGMDGAPIGGDSFVCDDDKYFWVQAETLATAALMAKRTGDDRYWQWYERIWAYSWEHFVDHQYGAWFRILDADNRKYSDEKSPAGKVDYHTMGACYEVLNVVR; translated from the coding sequence ATGAGCACCTCGCCCGATTTCCGTTCGCCCGCGTTCCTGCGCGCGCACATCGCCGACACCCTGGCGTTCTACCACCCGCGCTGCATCGATCCGAACGGCGGTTTCTTCCACTACTTCCGTGATGACGGCAGCATCTACGATGCCAGCCACCGCCACCTGGTGAGCAGCACGCGTTTCGTCTTCAACTATGCGATGGCCTACCGCGAATTCGGCAATGCCGAGTACCGCGAGGCGGTCGAGCACGGCGTGCGCTACCTGCGCGAGGTGCACCGCAACCCGGCCACCGGCGGCTATGCCTGGACCCTGCGCGATGGCAAGGTCGAGGACGACATGAACCACTGCTACGGCGTGGCCTTCGTGCTACTGGCCTACAGCTGTGCGCTGAAGGCCGGCGTCGAGCAGGCCCGCGCGTGGATGGACGAAACCTGGCAGCTGCTGGAAGCACGCTTCTGGGAGCCGCAGCACGGCCTGTACAAGGACGAAGCCGATGGCCAGTGGAACTTCACCGGCTACCGCGGGCAGAACGCCAACATGCACATGTGCGAGGCGATGCTGGCCGCGTTCGAGGCCAGTGGCGAGCAGCGCTATGTCGAGCGCGCGCTGCAGCTGGCCGACAACATGACCCGCCGCCAGGCCGCCAAGGCCGGCGGGCTGGTCTGGGAACACTATGACGTGAACTGGGAGATCGACTGGGATTACAACCTGGACAATCCCAAGCACCTGTTCCGCCCGTGGGGTTTCCAGCCTGGCCACCAGACCGAGTGGGCCAAGCTGCTGCTGATCCTTGACCGCCACGTGCAGGCCGACTGGCTGGTGCCGACCGCGCAGCATCTGTTCGACGTGGCCGTCGAGCGCAGCTGGGACGAGGCACGCGGTGGCCTGTACTACGGCTTCGCGCCGGAGTCGCGCCGCCAGCCGGGCATGGACGGCGCGCCGATCGGCGGCGACAGCTTCGTCTGCGACGACGACAAGTACTTCTGGGTGCAGGCCGAAACGCTGGCCACCGCGGCGCTGATGGCCAAGCGCACCGGCGATGACCGCTACTGGCAGTGGTACGAGCGCATCTGGGCGTATTCGTGGGAGCACTTCGTCGACCACCAGTACGGCGCCTGGTTCCGCATCCTCGATGCCGACAACCGCAAGTACAGCGACGAGAAGAGCCCGGCCGGCAAGGTGGATTACCACACCATGGGCGCGTGCTACGAAGTGTTGAACGTCGTTCGTTGA
- the fucP gene encoding L-fucose:H+ symporter permease, whose amino-acid sequence MPISATPRPSGSPGNAPAVTNGKALAVVTTIFFMWGFLTCLNDILIPHLKAVFELNYAKAMLVQFTFFGTYFLMSLPAGRLVAALGYKKGIVAGLVIAGIGALGFWPAAELREYGAFLGALFVLATGITVLQVAANPYVALLGPEQTSSSRLTLAQALNSLGTAIAPIFGGMLILSNTVKSADELKALPVAEQLAYRTAEAQAVQGPYVGLAVALVLLALFVFLFRLPALSDATEQADQGHHHSYFDALRKRHLLLGVLGIFFYVGAEVSIGSFLVNYLSMPSIGGFSEQQATHYVSAYWTMAMIGRFAGSALLARFSPSRLLAIFALVNVGLLATTMMTSGSVALYSVVAIGLFNSIMFPTIFALSIERLGPLTNKGSSLLIMAIVGGAVVPYLQGVLADHIGVQASFILPLLCYGYIIFYGLVGARTPASATQGG is encoded by the coding sequence ATGCCGATCTCCGCAACGCCCCGCCCATCGGGTTCCCCCGGCAACGCACCGGCCGTCACCAACGGCAAGGCACTGGCCGTGGTCACCACCATCTTCTTCATGTGGGGCTTTCTTACCTGCCTCAATGACATCCTGATCCCGCACCTGAAGGCGGTGTTCGAGCTGAACTACGCCAAGGCGATGCTGGTGCAGTTCACCTTCTTCGGCACCTACTTCCTGATGTCGCTGCCGGCAGGCCGCCTGGTGGCGGCGCTGGGTTACAAGAAGGGCATCGTGGCCGGCCTGGTGATCGCCGGCATCGGCGCGCTGGGCTTCTGGCCGGCGGCAGAGCTGCGCGAATATGGCGCCTTCCTGGGTGCGTTGTTCGTGCTGGCCACCGGCATCACCGTGCTGCAGGTCGCCGCCAACCCCTATGTGGCGCTGCTGGGTCCGGAACAGACCAGCTCCAGCCGCCTGACCCTGGCCCAGGCGCTGAATTCGCTGGGCACGGCCATCGCGCCGATCTTCGGCGGCATGCTGATTCTGTCCAACACGGTCAAGAGCGCCGATGAACTGAAAGCGCTGCCGGTTGCCGAACAGCTGGCCTACCGCACCGCCGAAGCACAGGCCGTGCAGGGCCCGTACGTAGGCCTGGCGGTGGCGCTGGTGTTGCTGGCGCTGTTCGTGTTCCTGTTCCGCCTGCCGGCGCTGAGCGATGCGACCGAACAGGCCGACCAGGGCCATCACCACAGCTACTTCGATGCACTGCGCAAGCGCCACCTGCTGCTGGGCGTGCTGGGCATCTTCTTCTACGTCGGTGCGGAAGTGTCGATCGGCAGCTTCCTGGTCAACTACCTGTCGATGCCGAGCATCGGCGGTTTCAGCGAACAGCAGGCGACCCATTACGTGTCGGCCTACTGGACGATGGCGATGATCGGCCGCTTTGCCGGCTCGGCCCTGCTGGCGCGCTTCTCGCCCAGCCGCCTGCTGGCCATCTTCGCGCTGGTCAACGTGGGCCTGCTGGCAACGACGATGATGACCTCCGGCAGCGTCGCGCTGTACTCGGTGGTGGCGATCGGCCTGTTCAATTCGATCATGTTCCCGACCATCTTCGCGCTCAGCATCGAGCGCCTGGGCCCGCTGACCAACAAGGGCTCCAGCCTGCTGATCATGGCCATCGTCGGCGGTGCCGTGGTGCCGTACCTGCAGGGCGTTCTGGCTGACCACATCGGGGTCCAGGCCAGCTTCATCCTGCCGCTGCTGTGCTACGGCTACATCATTTTCTACGGTCTGGTCGGCGCTCGTACGCCGGCCTCCGCAACGCAGGGAGGCTGA
- a CDS encoding carbohydrate kinase — MGAIVCFGEILIDLLAQPPASADTPRAFLQYAGGAPANVAVAAARLGAKTQFVGMLGRDMFGDFLAESLVEHGVGTDYIVRTDAAKTALAFVALDAAGERSFSFYRPPAADLLFRDSDFQAACLDNAQCFHVCSNSLTEAAIAEATFAGMDRARAAGAVVSLDLNLRPALWPADVDPTPWLWQALERADLVKLSREELDFLAAPHGAEGDQIVLQRLLAAQARWVIVTDGAATLHWYTREQQGQVTSFNVATVDTTAAGDAFVGGVLVGLLERGGAGAGFAAFCQDPQAIAATLRFGAAVGALAVTRKGAFAAMPSLDEVQQLLQAQDLPA; from the coding sequence ATGGGTGCCATTGTCTGCTTCGGCGAAATTTTGATCGATCTACTAGCGCAGCCGCCGGCTTCGGCCGACACCCCGCGCGCGTTCCTGCAGTACGCCGGCGGTGCGCCGGCCAACGTGGCCGTGGCCGCTGCGCGGCTGGGTGCGAAGACCCAGTTCGTGGGCATGCTCGGCCGCGACATGTTCGGTGACTTCCTGGCCGAGAGCCTGGTCGAGCACGGCGTCGGTACCGACTACATCGTGCGTACCGATGCGGCCAAGACCGCACTGGCCTTCGTCGCGCTGGATGCCGCAGGTGAGCGCAGCTTCAGCTTCTACCGCCCGCCGGCGGCCGACCTGCTGTTCCGTGACAGCGATTTCCAGGCCGCCTGCCTGGACAACGCGCAGTGCTTCCACGTCTGTTCCAACAGCCTGACCGAAGCGGCCATTGCCGAGGCGACCTTCGCCGGCATGGACCGCGCCCGCGCCGCCGGCGCGGTGGTCAGCCTGGACCTCAACCTGCGCCCGGCGCTGTGGCCGGCCGATGTCGATCCGACGCCGTGGCTGTGGCAGGCACTGGAGCGCGCCGACCTGGTCAAGCTCTCGCGCGAGGAACTGGACTTCCTGGCCGCGCCGCACGGTGCCGAGGGCGACCAGATCGTCCTGCAGCGCCTGCTGGCTGCGCAGGCACGCTGGGTCATCGTCACCGATGGCGCCGCCACGCTGCACTGGTACACCCGTGAGCAGCAGGGCCAGGTCACCAGCTTCAACGTGGCCACGGTCGATACCACCGCCGCCGGCGATGCGTTCGTCGGTGGCGTGCTGGTCGGCCTGCTGGAGCGGGGCGGGGCCGGTGCGGGCTTCGCCGCGTTCTGCCAGGACCCGCAGGCCATCGCTGCCACGCTGCGCTTCGGCGCTGCGGTCGGCGCACTGGCTGTTACCCGCAAGGGCGCGTTCGCCGCGATGCCCTCGCTCGATGAAGTGCAGCAGCTGCTGCAGGCACAGGACCTTCCCGCATGA
- a CDS encoding GH92 family glycosyl hydrolase: protein MSARRSPALSHRPLARIACLLALAVTPWLQAAPAALEREVNTFIGSKDDGNTFPGASAPFGLIQVSPIGSHYSGWRYDDEKIRGFGHSFLSGAGCWEQGGQVSILPVTGSIGPGGDFDTGNPKQFDHKAYASSYTHDGEVGQAGYYKVRLTSYGGIDAEATARTRAAAERYTFSQRSGDGHVMINVGQANERHSVIGSVVDVVGDRVVEGKLVTKSFCGGHQYTTWFRVEFDRPFKAHGTWGETGGLPNARHSMEGEQKPNGAWLTFDLAKGQSVTAVSAISHVDAEGARTNLRAEGMQGGALIGFDRMRSLSQQAWREQLARVRVQGGNGDDRTVFYSAMYHALLQPLTGSDADGRYRGYDDGIHRADGWTYYEYFSLWDTYRAQNQWLALTRPDVARDIGRTLLAIDEQGGWLPRWGYANFETNIMTGDPVTPFMVDLWRFGALKGRESQAWDALRRNAFGTPPLNSRMAGRSGNPTYLDKGYVVYDRAFPSKGMDVDPHHGGSATLEYAVADCALSQMADGLGHAQDAVTLRERGRNWRKVWDPQVRDAETGFTGFPRPRTEDGQWYTPADGHYSPRSHHGFHEGTAWQYQWLAQQDVPGLVEAMDGREQAGRRLDAFFAMDALQADPLNAARKEWVVGPYSYYNQFRYNPNNEPDLHSPWLYTLIGQPWKTAAVVRAAQQLFTNAPNGVTGNDDLGTMSAWYLFSAIGVYPAVPGSGEFLLHTPRFAKVEVDMGNGRTLRIDAPGADGRRLQYVQGVQVDGQAHAPVWLDWNRLQQGPRVRFALDGQAPTQGWGTAVADLPVSWCAAPGSQLR from the coding sequence CTGTCTGCCCGCCGCTCGCCGGCCTTGTCCCATCGCCCGCTGGCGCGCATCGCCTGCCTGCTGGCATTGGCCGTCACGCCCTGGCTGCAGGCTGCACCGGCCGCGCTGGAGCGCGAGGTCAATACGTTCATCGGCAGCAAGGATGACGGAAACACCTTCCCCGGCGCCTCGGCCCCGTTCGGCCTGATCCAGGTCAGCCCGATCGGCAGCCATTACTCTGGCTGGCGCTACGACGACGAGAAGATCCGCGGCTTCGGCCATTCGTTCCTGTCCGGCGCCGGCTGCTGGGAGCAGGGCGGCCAGGTCTCGATCCTGCCGGTGACCGGCAGCATCGGTCCGGGCGGCGATTTCGATACCGGCAACCCCAAGCAGTTCGACCACAAGGCCTACGCATCCAGCTACACGCATGATGGCGAGGTCGGCCAGGCCGGCTACTACAAGGTGCGGCTGACCAGCTACGGCGGCATCGACGCCGAAGCCACCGCACGTACCCGCGCCGCAGCCGAGCGCTACACCTTCAGCCAGCGCAGTGGCGATGGCCACGTCATGATCAACGTCGGCCAGGCCAACGAGCGCCATTCGGTCATCGGCAGCGTGGTCGATGTGGTCGGCGACCGCGTGGTGGAAGGCAAGCTGGTCACCAAGAGCTTCTGCGGTGGCCACCAGTACACCACCTGGTTCCGCGTCGAATTCGACCGTCCGTTCAAGGCGCATGGCACCTGGGGCGAAACCGGTGGCCTGCCCAACGCGCGGCACAGCATGGAAGGCGAGCAGAAGCCGAATGGCGCCTGGCTCACTTTCGACCTGGCCAAGGGCCAGTCGGTCACTGCGGTAAGTGCGATCTCGCACGTCGATGCCGAAGGCGCACGTACCAACCTGCGCGCCGAGGGCATGCAGGGTGGGGCGCTGATCGGTTTCGACAGGATGCGTTCGCTGTCCCAGCAGGCCTGGCGCGAGCAGCTGGCGCGGGTGCGCGTGCAGGGCGGCAACGGCGATGACCGCACCGTCTTCTACAGCGCGATGTACCACGCGCTGCTGCAGCCGCTGACCGGCAGCGATGCCGATGGCCGCTACCGTGGCTACGACGACGGCATCCACCGCGCCGATGGCTGGACCTACTACGAGTACTTCTCGCTGTGGGATACCTACCGTGCGCAGAACCAGTGGCTGGCGCTGACCCGCCCGGACGTGGCCCGTGACATTGGCCGCACCCTGCTGGCCATCGACGAGCAGGGCGGCTGGCTGCCGCGCTGGGGCTACGCCAACTTCGAAACCAACATCATGACCGGCGACCCGGTCACGCCCTTCATGGTCGATCTGTGGCGCTTCGGTGCGCTCAAGGGCCGGGAGTCGCAGGCCTGGGATGCGCTGCGCCGCAATGCCTTCGGTACGCCGCCGCTGAACTCGCGCATGGCCGGCCGTTCGGGCAACCCGACCTACCTGGACAAGGGCTACGTGGTCTATGACCGCGCGTTCCCGTCCAAGGGCATGGATGTCGATCCGCACCACGGCGGTTCGGCAACGCTGGAGTACGCCGTGGCCGATTGCGCGCTGTCGCAGATGGCCGATGGCCTGGGCCATGCCCAGGATGCGGTGACGCTGCGCGAGCGCGGCCGCAACTGGCGCAAGGTGTGGGATCCGCAGGTGCGTGATGCCGAGACCGGCTTCACCGGCTTCCCGCGCCCGCGCACCGAAGATGGCCAGTGGTACACCCCGGCCGACGGCCACTACAGCCCGCGCTCGCACCACGGGTTCCATGAAGGCACCGCGTGGCAGTACCAGTGGCTGGCGCAGCAGGACGTGCCGGGCCTGGTGGAAGCGATGGACGGCCGCGAACAGGCCGGCCGCCGCCTGGATGCGTTCTTCGCGATGGATGCGCTGCAGGCCGACCCGCTCAATGCCGCCCGCAAGGAGTGGGTGGTCGGGCCGTACAGCTACTACAACCAGTTCCGCTACAACCCCAACAACGAGCCGGACCTGCACTCGCCGTGGCTGTACACGCTGATCGGCCAGCCGTGGAAGACCGCCGCCGTGGTGCGTGCCGCGCAGCAGCTGTTCACCAATGCGCCCAACGGCGTGACCGGCAACGATGACCTGGGCACGATGTCGGCCTGGTACCTGTTCAGCGCCATCGGCGTGTACCCGGCGGTGCCGGGCAGTGGCGAGTTCCTGCTGCACACCCCGCGCTTTGCCAAGGTGGAAGTGGACATGGGCAACGGCCGCACCCTGCGCATCGACGCACCGGGCGCCGACGGCCGCCGCCTGCAGTACGTGCAGGGCGTGCAGGTCGATGGCCAGGCCCATGCGCCGGTGTGGCTGGACTGGAATCGCCTGCAGCAGGGCCCGCGCGTGCGTTTCGCCCTCGACGGCCAGGCGCCGACGCAGGGCTGGGGCACCGCGGTGGCCGATCTGCCGGTCTCCTGGTGCGCTGCACCAGGCAGCCAGCTGCGATGA